A stretch of the Helicoverpa armigera isolate CAAS_96S chromosome 5, ASM3070526v1, whole genome shotgun sequence genome encodes the following:
- the LOC110371664 gene encoding HIG1 domain family member 1C isoform X2 yields the protein MSNPKAVFEYRDESQADRLARKSKDSPFMIIGILGLIGVCGFGAYKYKTKGKMSTSVFLMQLRVAAQGTVVSALTIGLAYTLVKEHLLKDDKKKE from the exons ATGTCAAACCCAAAAGCTGTATTCGAGTATAGAGATGAATCTCAAGCAGACAGACTTGCACGAAAGTCAAAAGATTCACCATTTATGATCATAG GTATTCTGGGATTAATAGGTGTGTGTGGGTTTGGAGCATATAAGTACAAGACCAAGGGTAAAATGAGCACCAGTGTGTTTCTGATGCAGCTCCGAGTGGCAGCCCAAGGCACCGTGGTGTCAGCACTAACTATAGGACTGGCATATACACTAGTAAAGGAGCATCTACTAAAGGATGATAAGAAGAAAGAATAA